The Humulus lupulus chromosome 3, drHumLupu1.1, whole genome shotgun sequence genome window below encodes:
- the LOC133825854 gene encoding uncharacterized protein LOC133825854: MVTTRSGIGPRDSHEDPLNLHDTNPPVIPADSVSMDRPAFPNPSSRSSRDESRDPYHLGHGDHPSANLVPKILTGGENYTSWRRSMMVALLARNKVHFITGKLPQPAPTHEDYDSWCRCNSTVISWILHAVSSEIADSVMYLDDASLIWSDLYERFHQNNGPRVFEVKRSLQVLHQGSHSIQTYFTRLKALWDLVNEYRPQPLCTCGAMKT; this comes from the coding sequence ATGGTGACCACTCGCAGTGGTATTGGCCCGCGAGACTCTCATGAAGATCCTCTAAATCTCCATGATACGAACCCTCCTGTCATTCCAGCTGATTCAGTATCGATGGATCGCCCTGCTTTCCCTAACCCAAGTTCTCGCTCATCCAGAGATGAAAGTCGGGATCCCTATCATTTAGGTCATGGCGATCATCCTAGTGCAAATTTAGTTCCCAAAATTCTTACCGGTGGGGAGAATTACACTTCCTGGAGGCGTTCAATGATGGTGGCCCTCCTTGCTCGAAACAAAGTTCATTTCATCACAGGTAAACTTCCTCAACCAGCTCCAACTCATGAAGATTATGATTCTTGGTGCCGATGTAATAGCACTGTTATCTCCTGGATTTTACATGCCGTGTCTAGTGAGATTGCTGATAGTGTGATGTATCTTGATGATGCATCTCTGATTTGGTCTGACCTCTATGAGCGTTTTCATCAAAATAATGGTCCGCGAGTTTTCGAGGTAAAGCGATCTCTGCAGGTTCTTCATCAAGGGAGTCACAGCATTCAGACGTATTTTACTCGCCTCAAAGCTCTTTGGGACTTGGTTAATGAGTACCGTCCACAACCTCTTTGTACATGTGGTGCAATGAAGACCTAG